In Silene latifolia isolate original U9 population chromosome X, ASM4854445v1, whole genome shotgun sequence, the following proteins share a genomic window:
- the LOC141616920 gene encoding cation/H(+) antiporter 25-like yields MEAIMEKLNGSTLIEYNGQAVQVMCERKGDTHPFSIINGDAPLEFSFTAFLLEMSLILILIHIMRFILKPLRQPTVISDVLAGIILGPSVLGRNKKFASNVIPQSSRYVTQNVGIIGFMFWVFITGVKMDLGVILKAGKKHYFIAIVSIAIPHLCAWIVALLLREYMDEEMRKYSSIGGVISAIIVTTFPVISSILRDMQLLSSELGRFALLTVIMSDILGINLTVTFESMKQGEIRSSNSMYYQLSLTLVSGIVIGIVPFVMRWINRQSSESQPVDQFFINIILLGVFVIGFVTDFIGAAIGNGPLWLGLAIPDGPFVGLAIVQKSETFMNQVLMPFSYATIGLKTDVFSISECWSCLGPLFAMTIMASIAKFITVVMAARFMNIPYRDSFVLGLMLSLRGEIEFFLYLHWIDLKMIQTPSFSMMVVLTIIMTGTVAPLIGILYDPTKPYMTNKKRTVQHTMQESVLPILACIHDQESLANLFNLLEVTNPTPNNPFKVFALYLVELLGRAAPVFIDHSKQDEYWDSNNEAIHNAIIMYEEGREDEISMNFFTSITPQKTMYQDICELALVNKVSFIILPFHKKGLQIGTADDTSESIRPGVQSINANTLSHAPCSVAILACKDATKWATLPGRAGSRRMARQFAMLFLGGPDAREALSLADRMVGHRDVSLIVLRFLASEYKGGEEESEKKLDDGAVTWFWVKHERNNKVVYKEMRVTTGLETVSAIQSVNESTSIDMWIVGRTHGINPILLEGLSNWTENPELGPIGDYLVSLDFSTTASVLVVQQQVLRDQRATPWICIDT; encoded by the exons ATGGAAGCGATAATGGAAAAGTTAAACGGAAGCACACTAATCGAATATAATGGGCAAGCAGTTCAAGTAATGTGTGAGAGAAAAGGTGATACACACCCTTTTTCCATTATCAATGGTGATGCTCCTTTGGAGTTTTCTTTCACTGCATTTTTGTTAGAAATGTCCCTCATCCTCATTCTTATCCACATTATGCGATTTATTTTGAAGCCTCTTCGTCAACCTACCGTCATCTCTGACGTTCTT GCGGGAATAATTTTAGGGCCATCAGTGTTGGGGCGCAACAAAAAATTCGCAAGCAATGTTATACCACAAAGCTCGAGATATGTAACACAAAACGTTGGGATAATTGGCTTTATGTTTTGGGTCTTTATTACTGGGGTTAAAATGGATTTGGGCGTCATTCTTAAGGCCGGTAAAAAACATTATTTCATTGCCATTGTAAGTATCGCTATTCCTCACCTTTGCGCCTGGATTGTTGCCTTACTATTAAGAGAGTATATGGACGAGGAGATGCGTAAATATTCTTCCATTGGTGGGGTTATCTCTGCTATTATTGTTACAACATTTCCTGTTATTTCTTCTATTCTTCGAGATATGCAACTCCTTAGCTCTGAACTTGGACGTTTTGCCTTACTAACCGTCATCATGAGCGACATTCTTGGTATTAATCTCACTGTTACCTTTGAATCCATGAAACAGGGGGAAATTCGTAGCTCTAATTCCATGTATTATCAGTTAAGTTTAACTCTTGTGTCTGGGATTGTTATTGGGATTGTCCCATTTGTGATGCGATGGATTAATAGGCAATCTAGTGAAAGTCAACCAGTGGACCAGTTCTTTATTAATATCATCTTACTTGGAGTCTTTGTTATTGGCTTCGTCACCGATTTTATTGGGGCCGCCATCGGAAATGGTCCGCTTTGGCTTGGGCTAGCCATTCCCGATGGCCCATTTGTTGGGTTGGCCATTGTGCAAAAGAGTGAGACTTTTATGAACCAAGTCTTAATGCCCTTCTCATATGCTACAATTGGCCTCAAGACAGATGTGTTTTCTATAAGCGAATGTTGGTCTTGCTTAGGCCCATTGTTTGCTATGACCATTATGGCCTCTATTGCAAAATTTATTACAGTTGTTATGGCCGCTCGATTTATGAACATTCCATATAGAGACTCGTTTGTGTTAGGCCTAATGCTCAGCCTAAGAGGGGAAATCGAGTTTTTTCTTTATCTACATTGGATAGACTTGAAG ATGATACAAACACCATCATTTTCGATGATGGTAGTATTGACAATCATAATGACGGGCACCGTGGCCCCATTGATCGGCATCTTGTATGATCCAACAAAACCATACATGACAAACAAAAAGAGAACCGTACAACACACAATGCAAGAGTCAGTGCTCCCAATTTTAGCTTGTATCCATGACCAAGAGAGCTTAGCAAACTTGTTTAATCTCTTAGAGGTCACGAATCCAACTCCTAACAATCCATTCAAAGTGTTCGCCTTATACTTGGTGGAACTCCTAGGAAGAGCCGCTCCTGTATTCATAGACCACTCTAAACAAGACGAGTATTGGGACTCCAATAATGAAGCCATCCACAACGCAATCATCATGTACGAAGAAGGTCGGGAGGATGAGATTAGCATGAATTTTTTCACTAGTATAACTCCTCAAAAAACTATGTATCAAGATATATGTGAGTTGGCTTTGGTTAATAAAGTATCCTTTATAATATTGCCATTTCATAAGAAAGGCTTACAAATAGGCACCGCGGATGACACTTCGGAAAGCATTCGTCCTGGGGTTCAATCCATAAACGCTAACACCCTGTCACATGCACCATGCTCCGTAGCCATTTTGGCATGTAAGGATGCGACTAAATGGGCAACATTACCAGGGCGAGCCGGTAGCCGACGAATGGCTCGTCAATTTGCAATGTTGTTTTTGGGCGGGCCGGATGCACGAGAGGCCTTATCATTGGCGGACCGAATGGTGGGCCACCGGGATGTGTCATTAATCGTGTTAAGGTTCTTGGCAAGTGAGTATAAAGGGGGCGAGGAGGAGTCGGAGAAGAAGTTGGATGATGGGGCAGTGACATGGTTTTGGGTAAAACATGAGAGAAATAATAAAGTGGTATACAAGGAAATGCGGGTGACGACAGGGTTAGAGACAGTTTCTGCAATTCAGTCAGTAAATGAAAGTACAAGCATAGATATGTGGATTGTAGGGAGGACGCACGGAATTAATCCTATACTATTAGAAGGATTGTCGAATTGGACAGAAAATCCTGAACTTGGACCAATAGGGGATTATTTAGTGTCATTGGATTTCAGTACAACGGCTTCTGTACTAGTTGTGCAACAACAGGTCTTGAGAGATCAACGTGCCACCCCTTGGATATGCATTGATACGTAA